A single Lolium perenne isolate Kyuss_39 chromosome 6, Kyuss_2.0, whole genome shotgun sequence DNA region contains:
- the LOC127326545 gene encoding beta-1,3-galactosyltransferase GALT1 — protein MWTTKQISIAVLITFFSPLVVRYLIVNSPASGESRNQILHANPLAWLSNQADAPVADPENTHVVAVAADTSSSLDSGNSSLEGLHWLDTWNHMTRLANISAGLPHATEAINDARTAWENLTTSVQNASSPRTKKERLCPYSIRTMNASKSEGSNFTISIPCGLVAGSSVTVIGTPGSLSGNFWIDLVGTALPGESQKPIIVHYNVRLTGDKLTEGPVIVQNTFTASNGWGYEDRCPCKNSSNATEVDGLERCNSMVGREEKSIMNSTRNTGAKQGRKSSKHFPFKQGYLAIATLRIGLEGIHMSVDGRHITSFAYRAGLEPWFVTEVRISGDFDLASAIASGLPTSEDLENSVDLEMLKSTHISDGKDLDLLIGIFSTANNFKRRMVIRRTWMQHDAVRNGTVAVRFFVGLHTNLMVNVELWNEARTYGDIQVLPFVDYYSLITWKTLAICIYGTDTVSAKYLMKTDDDAFVRVHEIQSSVKKLNVSNGLLYGRIESDSSPHRNRDSKWYISPEEWPEEKYPPWAHGPGYVVSEDVARTINTWYKTSCLKMFKLEDVAMGIWVNEMKKGGLPIRYETNERIYIDGCKDGYIVAHYQEPRNMLCMWEKLLRTNQATCCN, from the exons ATGTGGACGACAAAGCAAATCAGTATTGCAGTTCTGATCACCTTCTTCTCTCCTCTCGTCGTGCGGTATTTGATAGTGAACAGCCCAGCGTCAGGAGAATCCCGAAATCAGATCCTCCATGCCAATCCCCTCGCATGGCTGAGCAACCAAGCGGATGCACCGGTAGCCGATCCAGAAAATACACATGTAGTAGCAGTAGCAGCGGACACTTCAAGCAGCTTGGATTCCGGGAATTCCTCCCTTGAAGGATTACATTGGCTAGATACCTGGAATCATATGACGCGGTTAGCCAACATCTCTGCTGGCCTTCCTCATGCGACTGAAGCAATCAACGATGCAAGAACTGCATGGGAAAACCTGACGACGTCAGTTCAGAATGCAAGTTCTCCAAGGACAAAGAAAGAGAGACTATGTCCATATTCCATTCGCACAATGAACGCTTCCAAGTCCGAGGGTAGTAATTTTACCATCAGCATACCTTGCGGGCTTGTTGCAGGTTCTTCCGTAACTGTTATAGGCACTCCTGGTAGCCTCTCTGGTAACTTCTGGATCGATCTTGTTGGGACGGCACTCCCAGGGGAATCCCAAAAACCCATTATAGTGCACTACAATGTCCGTCTAACTGGCGATAAACTTACTGAAGGTCCAGTCATAGTGCAGAACACCTTCACTGCAAGCAACGGCTGGGGTTATGAGGATCGTTGCCCCTGCAAGAACTCGAGCAATGCAACTGAAG TGGATGGCTTGGAGCGATGTAATTCCATGGTGGGTAGAGAAGAAAAGAGCATAATGAACTCAACACGTAACACTGGTGCCAAGCAAGGTAGAAAATCAAGCAAACATTTTCCATTTAAGCAGGGATACCTTGCTATTGCAACTCTCCGTATAGGACTCGAAGGAATCCATATGTCAGTTGATGGGAGACATATTACTTCATTTGCATATAGAGCG GGCTTGGAACCTTGGTTTGTTACTGAAGTGAGAATTTCTGGTGATTTCGATCTAGCAAGTGCAATTGCAAGCGGCTTGCCCACATCAGAAGATTTGGAGAATAGCGTCGATCTTGAAATGTTGAAGTCAACACATATTTCAGATGGCAAAGATCTCGACCTTCTGATTGGCATATTTTCAACAGCAAACAACTTCAAGCGTAGAATGGTGATTCGAAGAACATGGATGCAACATGATGCTGTGCGTAATGGAACAGTAGCAGTCCGTTTTTTTGTTGGCCTG CATACAAACCTGATGGTAAATGTGGAACTCTGGAATGAGGCACGAACATATGGTGACATTCAGGTGTTGCCGTTCGTTGATTACTACAGCTTAATTACATGGAAGACACTGGCAATATGCATCTACGGG ACCGACACTGTATCAGCAAAGTATCTGATGAAAACAGATGATGATGCTTTCGTTCGGGTACACGAAATCCAGTCATCAGTAAAAAAGCTGAATGTCAGTAACGGTCTGCTTTATGGCCGCATCGAATCTGACTCAAGCCCTCACAGAAATCGTGACAGCAAATGGTACATAAGCCCAGAG GAATGGCCTGAAGAGAAATACCCACCATGGGCTCATGGACCAGGATACGTGGTTTCAGAAGATGTTGCAAGAACAATCAACACTTGGTATAAAACAAGTTGTCTGAAG ATGTTCAAACTAGAAGATGTAGCAATGGGCATATGGGTTAACGAAATGAAGAAGGGTGGCTTACCCATCAGATATGAAACAAATGAAAGGATTTACATTGATGGATGCAAGGACGGGTACATTGTTGCTCATTATCAAGAACCAAGGAATATGCTATGCATGTGGGAGAAACTCCTAAGGACAAATCAAGCAACATGCTGCAACTAA
- the LOC127326546 gene encoding transcription termination factor MTEF1, chloroplastic-like has translation MPVHTSLPPLPPPPTPTPTPPALRTAAGGGGVEFRRKLHFLSAELHLDPFPLLALHPELRSAPLPLLHDSLRLLLSHGLSAGDASRVFAAFPALLTSPPEESLRFLSAAAPLPPPLLRAAVVRSPRLLAASIPDTLSPALHFLRHRISLRRRPLPLAAALLLAFSVDRTLLPKLLFIGEATGLPDPAVCTIIRRAPAILSYGIQTNLTPKLKFLADGMGKDPATELTEFPHYFAFSLEGRIRPRHQTLRVRGVEMSIKDMLTISDDEFKERLVDAALSRQRT, from the coding sequence ATGCCTGTCCACACGAGCCTTCCGCCTCTGCCTCCACCTCCCACCCCCACCCCAACCCCGCCCGCCCTCCGTaccgccgccggcggcggcggcgtggagtTCCGCCGCAAGCTCCACTTCCTGTCGGCCGAGCTCCACCTTGACCCATTCCCGCTCCTCGCCCTACACCCAGAGCTCCGCTCGGCGCCGCTCCCGCTCCTCCACGActcgctccgcctcctcctctcgCACGGGCTCTCCGCGGGCGACGCCTCCCGCGTCTTCGCGGCCTTCCCGGCGCTCCTCACCTCGCCCCCGGAGGAGTCCCTCCGCTTCCtctccgccgccgcgccgctgCCCCCTCCGCTCCTCCGCGCCGCGGTGGTCCGCTCCCCTCGCCTCCTCGCCGCGTCCATCCCGGACACCCTCAGCCCCGCGCTCCACTTCCTTCGCCACCGCATCTCCCTGCGCCGGAGGCCGCTCCCGctcgccgccgccctgctcctcgCCTTCTCCGTCGACCGCACCCTCCTCCCCAAGCTCCTGTTCATCGGCGAAGCCACGGGGCTCCCTGACCCCGCCGTCTGCACCATTATTCGCCGCGCCCCCGCCATCCTCTCCTATGGCATCCAGACCAACCTCACGCCCAAGCTCAAGTTCCTCGCCGATGGCATGGGCAAGGATCCAGCCACCGAGCTCACCGAGTTCCCGCACTACTTCGCGTTCAGCCTGGAGGGGAGGATCAGGCCCAGGCACCAGACCTTGAGGGTCAGGGGCGTTGAGATGTCAATAAAGGACATGCTCACCATCAGCGACGATGAGTTCAAGGAGCGGCTCGTCGATGCCGCACTGTCGAGGCAGAGGACGTGA